From one Rhodamnia argentea isolate NSW1041297 chromosome 1, ASM2092103v1, whole genome shotgun sequence genomic stretch:
- the LOC115727341 gene encoding PITH domain-containing protein 1 — translation MACMHDHSCEDHDCSSNWSLFKHIDLAKVSALNEAVPGSVKSVFKAWEHRLNSSEGYLESNDGDPELLVFIPFTSDVKIKSISIVGGADGTSPSKMRVFINREGIDFSDAQSMQAVQEWDLAENMQGMLEYQTRYSKFQSVGNITLHFPDNFGGDTSQIHYIGFKGEATQLKRDVVATIVYELMPNPSDHKTKAESGGGFSHVE, via the exons ATGGCGTGTATGCACGATCACAGCTGCGAAGACCACGACTGTTCCTCCAATTGGTCCCTCTTCAAGCACATCGACCTCgccaag GTATCAGCACTCAACGAGGCTGTTCCAGGAAGCGTGAAGTCAGTGTTTAAAGCTTGGGAGCATCGCTTGAATTCTTCTGAG GGCTACTTGGAAAGCAATGATGGTGATCCTGAGTTACTTGTTTTCATTCC ATTTACTTCGGATGTCAAGATCAAGAGTATTTCAATTGTCGGTGGTGCTGATGGAACAAGTCCGTCAAAGATGAGGGT GTTTATCAATAGAGAGGGCATTGACTTTTCAGATGCCCAGAGTATGCAAGCTGTCCAG GAATGGGATTTGGCTGAAAACATGCAAGGAATGTTGGAATATCAAACTCG GTactcaaaatttcaaagtgTGGGCAACATTACGTTGCATTTTCCTGACAACTTTGGGGGTGACACGAGCCAGATACATTACATTGGCTTTAAAGGCGAAGCTACTCAG TTGAAGAGGGACGTTGTTGCTACCATCGTATATGAATTAATGCCGAATCCTTCTGACCATAA GACGAAGGCTGAAAGTGGTGGCGGTTTTTCACATGTGGAATGA